The DNA sequence CTATCTGTATCAGGAATACAGCTAAACTTCAACTCTGTAGGGTCATACACATGAACTGCCGCTCAGACTTGAGTATCGGCTACATAACAGTTGTTATGaagcaggtgctgctgagaaACGACGATACATTTTATTATATGCTCACTGTGGTCATTTTAATCGCAAAATGGATTCAGAAGAGCAGCATCAGCTGGTTTCCTCCAAGATTTCCTCATGTTTGATGCAAAtatcttcctgtttctctctaCTCATGGGCGGTTCTAGGAGTCCCTCTTCCGGTAACAGACCTGTTGGTCAGTGGGATCTAAGTCTTAGTCCTTTTTACAGCCGTGTTGGTGCAAAATCTCTGGAGGGATATATTACAAAATGAACTTCTCTGTACAAAAAGTTAAAGTAAATCATGAACTTAGCTTATAATTTATGACAGGCATGATTTTAATGTATGGAGGTCTTAAGATTTTATAGATTAACTCACAATCAATAAAAAGAATTGTAAAAAACCCACATCGTATTTTAAATGAAGTAAATGAATTCTCATTCTGTGACGCTAACAGATCCATCTTTTAATGCCCctacagcaggggtgggcaaactttttgattcgtgggccacaatgggttctaacatttgacaaaggggccggaccaggagcagatggatggatggagtgctttggtaacctcacctcattggagaaaaaatacacatcttgggatatggagaaaacatgtgctttaatttcaaatgaaaatgaagaaaagcattacaacaaaatatctgactttggaatgagtcttaaaacactgaaaatcaaatgaataaaatgtgcctttttttaaaaaaattaaaaactatttctattttaaagcactgaaagttctgttatccttcaggatatcaccatcactctcctcctgactgtcttttttttcaaaaacgGTAGGTGATGCAGATGTACTTGTCCTGCTCCTTCTATTCATTTTGTTTCCCTGGTGCCAAAAGTCAACAATGAACAGTGCAAGGAGGAAACAGTGGCAGCAAGTAAGTCTGTGAAGCAGCATTATCTGCGTGCGCATCAGCGAGACACTTTCCATTTTAACAGCCTCTTTAACACATCACATTCTCAGTACTGTTTTGTCTTGTACATAAATatgtttgtgtatttaaatgAAACTTCCGCGGAAGATTTGAAATGCATAATGTCGTTACAATATGTCCCTCTGTTGCCTAAAGTATGACACTGAGACTTAACAGTCAACATTGACAccaataaaacaattaaaacacgTGATGTTTTCTAGTTTCTTCGACTCCTTCTCTGCTCATTTATGGAGTTTCATCAAAAGCTTTGAATCCCATTACAGGCCCCTTTTGACCAGGACTGCACACCGACTACTGAACGTCGATTTATTTCCGATCCGTCTTCTCCGTACTCTCATAAAAGAAGCGAAAGATTACAGTCAACCTCTTGATTGTATTGTTTAGCTACACAATAATATGCCCTAacgttaataaaataaatattgccTTTTTTTGCATTAGAATCTTATTTTTCAGTAATTCCATTATACTTGGCAGTGAAGGTAAACATAAAACCAGTTGATAGAAAGAATAAATACTTTATTCCAGCTAAATAGGacaattatttacatttatgacTTCTCACTTGCATGAAGTCTCATGTGTTGGGATAAATTTGAATTACAGCTTAAACCTTTTCCACATACTTTGCAAATATATggtttctcacctgtgtggacCCTCGCGTGGTATGATAGATTCCATTTTGAACTTAAAGCTTTCCCACATATCTTGCAAATGTGGGGCTTATTGCCTGTGTGAACTTTCAGGTGGACTGACAAACTTGTTTTTTGTATGAAAGCTTTTCCACAGGTTTTGCAAATGTACggcttctcacctgtgtgaatctTTATGTGGTCTGCCAATTTACTACTCTGTCtgaaggctttcccacatgttttacaatTGTAtggcttctcacctgtgtggatCCGGGTGTGgtttgaaaaatatttttttaatctaaatgctttcccacatgttttacagatGTAGGGCTTCTCACCAGTATGGATTCTCAAATGGCTTGACAAGTTAGTTTTTTCTATAAAGCCTTTACCACATATGTTGCAAACAAATGGTTTCACACCTACGTGGATTCTCATGTGCCGTGACAAGtcatttcttcttttaaaagCTTTCCCACATGTTGTGCAGATACAGGGCTTCTCGCCTGTGTGGACTCTCATGTGGCTTGACAAACTTGCTTTGTCTCTGAAATCTTTGCCACATGTATTACATACATATGGCTTCTCATCCGAGTGGACCTTCATGTGTACAGACAGTTGGCATGTTTGTTTAAAAGCTTTTCCACACGTTGTGCACATATATGGCTTCTCATTGGTGTGTATTGCTGTGTGCTGTGATAGTTCATTgccatttttaaaagctttcCCACATGTCACACAAATAAATGGCTTCCTTATGTGGACTTTCAAATGTCTCTGCAGTTTTGACATGTACTGAaaatctttcccacatgttctacatttaaaaatctttttatCCATGTCTGTTTTACAATAAGAGTTTATGCTTGAATGATGGtgtgcatttttaaacaaacctgAAACTGGTTTCTCATTTAGGTGTGAGTTGTTCCAGAGCTGCTGCGGGTCATTGTTCGATCCCGATACGTCAGAGCCTATAATATATGTAATAATGTTATCACTCTCGTCATTTCCTTCATTAATAGGAGTCAAGATAATGCCATCAGTCTCCTCTTTGAGATCAATCTGGCCTCCCTCCTGATTAATGCAGAGATCTTCCAGTTCTTCCTTTATTTGTGGAGGCTCTGGATCATCTTGATCTTGGCTGCAGTTCCTTTCTGTGGTTACAGACATTTTGCGCTGGGAGTTCTAGGGACAAGAAAAGAATAGACTAGAACTGAATATAAATGACATAttcttatatttaaaaaatactaCTCATTAGTTTGCGCAGGTAAGAGTTATTAAATGGGAGAAATTAATGTCTTTAAATTTTAGATCTTATTACCAGaagaaaatatgttttaaaagtTTTACATGGACACATGTGAATTTGCACACTACTTTTGCCTGGATAAGTCTTAGCTGAATATGAGTAGTTCAGAGAAGCCTGTCTGAATATGAGTAGTTCATACAAGCCTGTCTTGAGATGCTGTCAAATCAAAGCCAACTTCTGTTGTTTGTGGGTCTTAAACTAATTACCAGCTTTATAAGTTCAACGTACGTAACCACGGTGACCTGCCCCACATTATAAGTAATTTTTATGACACTCAATGTCATGTCACAACATTACCTTCATATAGTGGGTcacaaaacatttatttttttctccatatttttttttccatcctgcTATTTACCACTATCTTGATTTCACATGTCTGGATAACCAGAACAAAGAAGGTTGTAGTTTTGATTATTACATTTATGATGTAAGAATTTAATGATGTCCCATGATGTTTGTGGATATTACCAAAGGTATGGGCAGGTTGGGAACTCTCTGAATTGCTTTCGATCTTGGGGGTTAGGTATAATTTTCTTCACAATTGAAGAATTTTGCCATAATCCAGTTATAATGTCATCTTTGGTCTACCAGGACTTCTGTTGATGAGGATACCACCAGTGacccatttcttttttttaaatgtaccaAACTGTTCATTTGACCACTAGAGATTTTGCGGTATGCAACCTGCCAACCTTCCCGTCTATTTGGAATGGGCAACAATGGGTCACAAATATTGTCATATTTCTTATATTCAAAATCTTTACTCTGCTGTATCAAGGCAGAACTGTATAGACAAATGTGTGGGTGTAAAAGTAGCAATGCACTTGACATTATAGAAAGAACAGATCTTACACAGTAGATGAAGGGGCACAGATCCTCCACCAGCAGCCGGTGTGGACAAGATGCTATTGGCATAACACCACACACATTAGCGTCTCTAAACGACGACAGAACAATGCTTCAGAAAGTGCGATTTATTTACTGTTGCTTTTGACACTGatataaaatgtctttatttgacAAAAATGGCGAGGTATAAAAGGTTACATCAATCTTAATTAGCTTACATGTAACTCCAAATcagctttaaaaagacagaTTACCAGAAAGGGTAGACGTGTTTTAATAGCAGGTCATTTGTTGCCACTTAGTCTTCGATCAGCTCTAGGTTAACTGTTTTAAAAATTAATGTTCTCTACTATAAAAAGCAGAAACCAGTGCTAATGTTttagtgctaatgctaattctttcttcttctgggtcttttttttcttcttcatcatcatcgtgaTGGCGACACCCCCCGCATCACAAAGAAAGGTTCCATTGATGCGATCAAATAATCTCAGCACAACTATTCACACTCATAATTAccgtaaaacagaaaaaaagttgAACAATACGAAAATTAATTACGGCTCCCCTACGATCCAATTAGTTTAGATTAATGTATGAAACAAGAAGGGGCAAGCGCGATGTGTTGCATCAGAAAATTGTCAtgagtgacaaaaaaaaaaccaaagaggtGAATTCTGATCTTTGAGAAAGAGGACATTAGGATGGTCAGTGAAAGAAAACGGGTGTAGTTGACAGGGAGCGATGGCAGAGGCCGTATAAGAGAAGTAGACAGTCCTTTGAGATTTCAGATTCAAATACGCACGTATTGGCCCATAAGTTGCTCAACACTGGGCGGCGATGATACTTCCGTGAATCCGTggtggaaaaagaagaagaagaacgagCAGCGACCACTTCCGGAGTTTCTCGGCGGCAATTGAGAAACCGACGGGTGACGTCACGAGCGGTTTACGCTCGGCGGTGGAGAGCAGTGATCGGTCGCTGGCGGTGCTGAGGCTCTCAGttcatgttgctgctgctgggccgCAGAGTTACGCTGTCATTCGTAAACAGATTCACTAAAAGCTCTCCATCTTCACTGTCGAAGCCAGTTTTCATCAGCTCTCTACTTATTAAATTCAGAGTTGCACACAGCTGCTTCCTAGTGAGCACTGCGGTCCGTAACAGAGGAACCATGCCCGAAAGAAGGCCCTTCGTACGGTTGCCAACTGACGTTTACCCCGTCAACTATGGCTTATGTCTGAAGCCCGACCTGATCGACTTCACCTTCGAAGGAAAACTGGAGGCACTGGTGGAGGTGCGTGTACCGGAATGTATGTCTATGTACATGGATGAAATTGTCTGCACGGTGGGATCCCGTTATGTAACCAGCTCGTTACCAGTGGCTAACCGATTCGTAACCTGTTAGCTACTAGCCAAGCACTTGTTTCCTGTGTGATGGCATTGGAAGATGTTAGCTAATGTACACAATAACTGACATTTGCTTTTTACTGCAATTTCTATACTGGCCCCaggctgtaaataaataaattacgaAATAATGCTTCCTGACTTCAGTAATGAGCCATAAGCTAATCTAAGCTAACTAGCGATAATGTCCACTGGACACATCAGACTTGCACTCTCATTTAGCT is a window from the Takifugu rubripes chromosome 17, fTakRub1.2, whole genome shotgun sequence genome containing:
- the LOC101075643 gene encoding zinc finger protein OZF-like, which translates into the protein MPIASCPHRLLVEDLCPFIYCNSQRKMSVTTERNCSQDQDDPEPPQIKEELEDLCINQEGGQIDLKEETDGIILTPINEGNDESDNIITYIIGSDVSGSNNDPQQLWNNSHLNEKPVSGLFKNAHHHSSINSYCKTDMDKKIFKCRTCGKDFQYMSKLQRHLKVHIRKPFICVTCGKAFKNGNELSQHTAIHTNEKPYMCTTCGKAFKQTCQLSVHMKVHSDEKPYVCNTCGKDFRDKASLSSHMRVHTGEKPCICTTCGKAFKRRNDLSRHMRIHVGVKPFVCNICGKGFIEKTNLSSHLRIHTGEKPYICKTCGKAFRLKKYFSNHTRIHTGEKPYNCKTCGKAFRQSSKLADHIKIHTGEKPYICKTCGKAFIQKTSLSVHLKVHTGNKPHICKICGKALSSKWNLSYHARVHTGEKPYICKVCGKGLSCNSNLSQHMRLHASEKS